The genomic interval GATTATTTTACTAATGATTCCATGTCACAGATGAACAAATGAAGTACAGAGGTAAAGTAGCCAAGTTACTACCTGTCGCCAGAGGTGGAACTGACTTCCATGTCAGAGGTTTTTCCTTCAAGTTGGCTGGGCTCTCTCAGCCAGGGTTGGTTTCTGGGGATCCTGAGCTCAGAAGGGCCCCAAACTGAATGATTGAATGTCACcatgttgaaatttttcatttctgcacAAGAGGTCCCATACTGTCATTTCATACCTCGCTATGCAAATTTTGTAGCTAGATTCAGAGAAGAAACATTACAGAGGCTCGTCCCCAACTGGGGGGACTAACAGCTTAAATCTACCAGCTTGTTTTTCTAAGGGAAGAAAGAATCATACTGATTCTTGGAGTCTAAACATACCTGGGTTTGAGTCCTGAGGCTACCAGCCACAGAGCTCAGTGTGATTGCATATTTAAATTAGCTTACCCTCTATTTCCTATTTCCCCATTTATGAAAAGAGTTGAAATGGGCGGGTATCCTCCACCTGGATGGCACACACAAGTCACTAGGGGAGGGGAGCTAGGGGATGGGAGCTTGGAACCCAAGCATCCAGATATTCTGATTCAGTTGGTCTGGAATGGGGATGGAGCTttaaaagccccccccccccacccaggcATCTAAAGTGTAGCCAGAGTTGAGAACCACTCCTCAACCTTCTAGAACCTTCAGGGTCTGGGAATTCTAGAGCAAATGATTTATTCTGAGATTCTTGGAGAAATGTCTAGACCTTCTTCAGGCTCCCAGCTAACTGGAGACCTCCTTCCTCTAGTCACTTGTGTCCTACATCCATCCCTCCAGGTACCTACCTCCTCACATTTTAGATTTTCCAAAGTGTGCTAAATTCTGAAATTGCTCAGGGAACTGGCATGAGCCACCAGGAATTCTCCAGGCAGGAAATACACAGCCCCACAATTACACTAGGACAATACAAAAGCTTATTTTGCTTTGCAAAGTAACTGCTATCCAGAAGAGGTTTTAAAGAAACAGGCTTTGGCATGTGGATAGGCAAAAATAGAACAGAGCTACCTGACAGAGTGTGATCCTGTCTGTGTAAGGCTGTGCATTTATGCCTACCACCATGGGTACAAATGCACAGAAGAGAGCTCTGGAAGGGTGGCTACCATGAAATTAACTGTTCCCCCTTTTTGCttctcagttctattttttaGTAAAGGTGAGTACCTATTTTTATCtcctgaaaaagaataaagacactTCCATTCTAAGATATGGTGGTAATTTACATCTAACTGGGAGAAAAGGTCACAAAGTTTCcagtgattgattttttttctaaagctaAATTCTCTTGTCCATTAAGTTTGCTGGTGCACTAGAATAATTAAAGTACTAGGAGATGAATGAGAAACATTTGCTCTGGTGAACCTTATATACAAGTAGAACACATTCTAAGGAGGTTGTTCGtcctcattaaaaaagaaaagaaaaaaaaaaaaagcttaaaaaatcgAAACAGAATTGATCTCCTGCGATTCCCCCAAGAAGGTCTGGAGTTGAGGGAGGAGGCTGACCCCAAATCACCCAGCCTCGAGGCCCAATAGGTGGAAAGGATCCCAGGTCAGGGCTGGAAAAATTCCCACAGGGCTCAGAGATCCAGCACCACCCGAcggaaggagaagggaaggcaGGAGAGGGTGCCAGATAGATGCatcggggagggagggagccccccccccacaccccgtGTCACTTTCCCTGAACCTGATCTCAGCCCCTAGCACGGCCAGCCCTTATATAGACACTAAGCAGCCGCTCCCACTCCGTGTGCCAAGGGCATTAAGGGAGGTCACAGCAGCAGGCGGCGAGGACGTCTGACCCTGCCAGCCGCGTCGACCCCTGTCTGTCTAGGACCCTTGCCCAGGTTCATGCAGCCTTGCCCCAATACGACCGCCAATTTCTTCCCGTCCCCCGCAGATGTTCCCCCTCCTCTAAACAAACtcgctcctccttctccttccctcgcCTCCGCagctgctccccctcccccagcaccacCATCCCGGGGGCTTCCTTCCCCAGCCGGCACCCGCGTGGGAGAACCCCAAGACCTCAGCATCCGCCTACTCCCTCGATCCAGTCCCGGGTTCTGTCCTACCCACTCCCGCCTTCATCATCCAGGGCTTCTCCTTTCCTGCGACCCCAGAGTTCACCGCCGTCCCCCGACCTCCGCCGCCAGCCCCTGCAGCCCCCGGCCCGAGCTCACCGGGTTCATACTTGAGGTAGAGAATGGAGACGATGAAATAGCTGAGGTCAAAGACTGGGaagagcggcacccgtgagaagCTGAGCGCCAGCTCGCCCAGGCTCAGGGCCGACAGCAGGTCCATGGCGCGCGCCGGGTGCCACCGCGGCCCCCGGCCCTGTCCGTCCCGCCGCCCGCGGCCCGGCGACTGCGCCCCCGCCGCTGGGCCCGCCCCGGCCCTCCAGGCGCCACCCCCAGCCCGTCCCCCGGGGGAGAGGAGGGGCGACGGTTCACCCCAGGGCGGGTGGCGGGCCGCCCAGTCCCACGGAGTTGGACGACCGAGTCCCAGGCCCCATCACTCGGGTCATCACGACCACCCCCCGGCCTCGCCAGCCTGGGAGCCCGGCCCCATGGAGGGCGAGTCGGCCGGGAGAGGCTGCCCACTCGGGGACCTGGCCCTCACCGAGCCCACCCAAGCGGCACGCCCGTCCCTGCGGGCCTGGCTCGGCTAGGACACTGCTTCCCGTAGGACTCTGTCGTTTGTGGACCCTACTCATGACCCCGGCTCCCAAAGAGACCCCTCAGTCAGGACATCCGACCCCTGTGGAACCCAGGGGAAACCCCCAAGTCCCACAGGACCCGTTCGGTCAGGATTTTCATCCTCCAAGGGACCCACCAGTCAGAACCCGCTGCCCTGTGGACCACCCAGTGGGGACCCTCTCCCCGGCGGTGCCGGCTGAGAGTCCCCGCCTCCCCCGGGGCCCAGAGGACCCCCTTTTGGAGTCCAGTCATTGGAGCGCTCCGTTTCGGAGGAGCCCACTGTGACAGAACCCGCCTCCGGACAGCTCCTCAGGCATCCGGAGCTTCCTTTTTGCAGAAGCCCGGACCCAGCTAGGAGGAAAGAATTGCAGCTGCACTAATCCTCCGGCGGCAGGTCACGCATGCGCAGAACTCTTCCAaagtgcccccacccccagaaggCTTCTCTCTCTGAGGCGAAGAAGCATTTTCGCCCAGCCCTTCCTGCCCGGACGCACTGGGCCTCCCCTGCGAGGAGGGGCGCTCGCTCCCTCGTAAAGGGGCCTGGCCTGCAAAGGGCGGGACCCTGCCTGCCGTGGCCTTCGATTGGCCCATCCCTCACCACACTTGTTCCAGGATTGGTCGGTTAGtactcctctcccctcccttcctggggCTTCCGTTTCCGGTTCTGACGGGTACTTCTGCTGTAACGATGATCGGGGACATCCTGCTGTTTGGGTAATTAGAGGGGCCAGAGGATGGGGAGAGACAGCCAGATGGGGCGAGGGGCGGCCTTAGTAAACGTAATTCTCCTTCTGCAGGACGCTGCTGATGAACGCTGGGGCCGTGCTCAACTTTAAACTGTGAGTAGGCCGCGCTAAGACTGCGCCTCCACCCGGGAGCTCGTAGTCACGCCTCCGCGGCGTAAGCCCGCCCCACGTTGTAGGCCCCGCCCCAAGCCCTGGGTCGACCTCTGGTCACGCCTCCTCTctggtttttcttcctttgaccCTCAGCAACACTACGGAAATTTAAATCCGGTCTCCTGCTCATATCCTCTGGGAGCCTCAGCCTCTTTCTCCCAGAAACAGCCCTGCCCTGGACCCTCGGCCACATACTCGCTGCCCTTGGACCACCCTGTTCACCTTGTGGGTGTGGCTTATATGGGCCGTGTAGGTGGTGGCCCAGAGGCACTCGAGGTCACACAGCATGACAGCGGCAGGAGTGTCCGAAGCTTAGTAATCATGGCCTTCTGAGCTGTGTTGCAGGGTCAGGGGACCAAGCCTTCTTTGTCCCATTGAAAGTGGACATGGTCTGTCTTCTCTTTATAGGAAAAAGAAGGACACGCAGGGCTTTGGGGAGGAGTCGAGGGAGCCCAGTACAGGTAAGGTCTTCTTTCTGCACCCTGCAATCGCACTGTTCACTTAGGAGAGTATGGTTCTTTCTCAACATATCTACCTGGTTTTCCTTCTAACTGAGCGTATGTGAGTGAGAGTGGGTTGGGACTGAGGGTGTATTCTTCCGTCTGCCCACTTCTGGcacctcctcctttcttctgtgAGACCCTCTCTGATAAGTCAGCACTCATCTCAATTCCTGTTTCAGTGGTTATGATTTTTCATTATGTGTGCTATCATTTGGCTAATGTCTGCCCCTAGCACTGGATTGTAAACTCCAGAGGAGTTCATCCCCTCC from Urocitellus parryii isolate mUroPar1 chromosome 3, mUroPar1.hap1, whole genome shotgun sequence carries:
- the Smim7 gene encoding small integral membrane protein 7; this translates as MIGDILLFGTLLMNAGAVLNFKLKKKDTQGFGEESREPSTGDNIREFLLSLRYFRIFIALWNVFMMFCMIVLFGS